In Zea mays cultivar B73 chromosome 7, Zm-B73-REFERENCE-NAM-5.0, whole genome shotgun sequence, the following proteins share a genomic window:
- the LOC103632345 gene encoding uncharacterized protein isoform X1 has translation MSAAGGDLPETVEVTLRAVGPSRPTTLRLPPLLSVAELRGCIARERRLAGTEEVRLRLILRGKTLPHQDDSHVTLRDGDTLIVAVAPKPPVNHLLDDDVEDEEEDELKFRIPQTTTLWKRKFFMFLRDKLRLPDIILMALFSLSMKAWIIIAMWFLLAPIAQKYDIGPLYIIGTGFLIILINLGRRQQGDVSSSLSGPVTSGGAKGWSVCPSPKPSKLWVLVHTPYSTKILGSCQEHLMQIALMQTSGQVNFKPLLGIAEIGTMVC, from the exons ATGTCCGCCGCCGGCGGCGACCTGCCGGAGACTGTGGAGGTGACGCTGCGCGCCGTCGGCCCGTCCCGTCCAACCACCCTCCGCCTCCCTCCGCTTCTCTCG GTCGCCGAGCTGCGCGGCTGCATCGCGCGCGAACGCCGTCTAGCAGGCACGGAAGAAGTTCGACTCCGCTTGATCCTGCGGGGGAAGACGCTCCCGCACCAAGACGACAGCCATGTCACTCTCCGCGATGGGG ATACTCTTATAGTCGCCGTGGCACCTAAGCCTCCTGTTAATCATCTTCTTGATGATGACGTTGAGGACGAAGAAGAGGATGAACTG AAGTTCAGAATACCACAAACGACAACCTTGTGGAAGAGGAAATTTTTTATGTTTCTTCGAGACAAATTGAGATTGCCTG ATATCATTTTGATGGCGCTGTTTTCTCTCAGTATGAAAGCATGGATTATCATTGCAATGTGGTTCCTATTGGCACCGATTGCTCAGAAGTACGACATTGGACCTTTATAT ATAATTGGTACTGGTTTCTTGATCATACTTATTAATCTCGGAAGACGACAGCAAGGTGATGTTAG TTCTAGTTTGTCTGGGCCTGTCACCAGTGGCGGAGCTAAAGGGTGGTCCGTGTGTCCTAGCCCAAAACCAAGTAAACTATGGGTATTAg TGCATACTCCATATTCAACGAAGATTTTAGGGAGCTGCCAGGAACACTTAATGCAGATCGCATTGATGCAGACATCCGGGCAGGTCAATTTTAAGCCCTTACTGGGCATTGCAGAGATAGGGACCATGGTATGCTGA
- the LOC103632345 gene encoding uncharacterized protein isoform X2 → MSAAGGDLPETVEVTLRAVGPSRPTTLRLPPLLSVAELRGCIARERRLAGTEEVRLRLILRGKTLPHQDDSHVTLRDGDTLIVAVAPKPPVNHLLDDDVEDEEEDELKFRIPQTTTLWKRKFFMFLRDKLRLPDIILMALFSLSMKAWIIIAMWFLLAPIAQKYDIGPLYIIGTGFLIILINLGRRQQGDVSAYSIFNEDFRELPGTLNADRIDADIRAGQF, encoded by the exons ATGTCCGCCGCCGGCGGCGACCTGCCGGAGACTGTGGAGGTGACGCTGCGCGCCGTCGGCCCGTCCCGTCCAACCACCCTCCGCCTCCCTCCGCTTCTCTCG GTCGCCGAGCTGCGCGGCTGCATCGCGCGCGAACGCCGTCTAGCAGGCACGGAAGAAGTTCGACTCCGCTTGATCCTGCGGGGGAAGACGCTCCCGCACCAAGACGACAGCCATGTCACTCTCCGCGATGGGG ATACTCTTATAGTCGCCGTGGCACCTAAGCCTCCTGTTAATCATCTTCTTGATGATGACGTTGAGGACGAAGAAGAGGATGAACTG AAGTTCAGAATACCACAAACGACAACCTTGTGGAAGAGGAAATTTTTTATGTTTCTTCGAGACAAATTGAGATTGCCTG ATATCATTTTGATGGCGCTGTTTTCTCTCAGTATGAAAGCATGGATTATCATTGCAATGTGGTTCCTATTGGCACCGATTGCTCAGAAGTACGACATTGGACCTTTATAT ATAATTGGTACTGGTTTCTTGATCATACTTATTAATCTCGGAAGACGACAGCAAGGTGATGTTAG TGCATACTCCATATTCAACGAAGATTTTAGGGAGCTGCCAGGAACACTTAATGCAGATCGCATTGATGCAGACATCCGGGCAGGTCAATTTTAA